The Ignatzschineria rhizosphaerae genome contains a region encoding:
- a CDS encoding RnfH family protein, translating into MVNSSARQRAFITIEFVLALPNKQPIESQKFQEGITLKEALPFFALYHKAVKQIENPIFGVFNIKVEDDYLLKDGDRIEVYRPLIIDPKKARQIRAARDPQFKHKKW; encoded by the coding sequence ATGGTAAATTCATCGGCTAGGCAACGTGCTTTCATCACAATTGAGTTTGTTTTAGCACTACCTAACAAGCAGCCTATTGAGAGCCAAAAGTTTCAAGAAGGGATAACATTGAAAGAAGCGCTCCCTTTTTTTGCACTCTATCATAAGGCCGTTAAACAGATTGAAAACCCCATTTTTGGGGTGTTTAATATTAAGGTTGAAGATGATTATCTGTTAAAAGATGGTGATAGAATTGAAGTCTATCGCCCGCTTATTATTGATCCTAAAAAAGCACGTCAAATCCGCGCAGCAAGAGATCCGCAATTTAAACATAAAAAGTGGTAA
- a CDS encoding type II toxin-antitoxin system RatA family toxin, producing the protein MPIIRRSQTEPFSAKQMYQLVNDVDSYPNFLPWCRGSRVLKSTPTMMEASILTAKGPLNKWFTTRNTLVENEKITLNLIDGPFKHLRGEWHFVDLPEGGSEIHLMIDFDFSFGPARLLLTPIFENIAGSMVSAFSAQAKVRYGKFIG; encoded by the coding sequence GTGCCAATCATACGCCGATCACAAACAGAACCTTTTAGCGCAAAGCAGATGTATCAACTTGTTAATGATGTTGATTCATACCCAAACTTTCTACCTTGGTGCCGCGGCTCAAGAGTTCTAAAATCCACACCAACAATGATGGAAGCTTCTATTTTAACTGCTAAAGGACCACTTAATAAATGGTTTACAACGCGTAATACGTTAGTTGAGAATGAAAAAATCACCCTCAATTTAATAGATGGACCTTTTAAGCATCTACGAGGTGAATGGCATTTTGTAGATCTACCAGAAGGAGGCTCTGAAATTCATCTCATGATTGATTTTGACTTCTCATTTGGCCCTGCTCGCCTTCTATTAACCCCTATATTTGAAAATATTGCCGGTAGCATGGTTTCTGCATTTAGTGCGCAAGCAAAGGTTCGCTATGGTAAATTCATCGGCTAG
- the pta gene encoding phosphate acetyltransferase, with translation MKTLFVAPTGDIQSLSSISLALVDALNAAGIKVGFVRPIGEDNNRSEKLYRELFNDETPLPILEGAVNQAIRSNQYDELLEDIVGRVAEAGKNHDVVVVEGLTYNNSRPYTHDLNADIARTLCAGVVFAGNSLANTPEEVAAHFDLNAYIYSESHIWLAGYIINHVKDPSAIAKTITYCQTDFCKSLEVLGIIPENKALTDDLEAIRFITQHLDIQSLLKQLKEPSANRMPPSAFRYKLIKSAQAADRRIVLPEGEEPRTLRAATICAERGIARCVLLGDKAKIKTIAKDNNIIIPDHGIEILDPKDIAEQYVAGFVERRAHRGATEETAREALKDSVVVGTMMLAVGDVDGLVSGAVHTTADTIRPAFQLIGTDKNSKLVSSIFFMLMKDQVHVYGDCAVNPTPTPEQLADIAIQSAESAKIFGIEPRVAMLSYSTGTSGAGEEVEKVAKATEIAKEKAPELLIDGPLQFDAASVLSVGKQKAPNSKVAGRATVFIFPDLNTGNITYKAVQRSANVVCIGPMLQGLAKPVNDLSRGALVDDIVYTIAITALQGS, from the coding sequence ATGAAAACTTTATTTGTGGCACCTACGGGTGATATTCAGAGCCTAAGCTCCATCTCTCTTGCCCTTGTGGATGCACTCAATGCAGCAGGCATCAAGGTCGGATTCGTTAGACCCATCGGAGAAGATAATAATCGCTCAGAGAAACTCTATCGAGAACTCTTTAATGATGAAACACCCCTTCCTATTTTAGAAGGCGCTGTCAATCAGGCCATTCGCTCTAATCAATATGATGAATTATTAGAAGATATTGTCGGCCGCGTTGCGGAAGCTGGGAAAAATCATGATGTCGTTGTTGTGGAAGGGTTAACTTACAATAATAGTCGCCCTTATACCCACGATCTAAACGCAGATATCGCTCGCACACTTTGTGCAGGCGTTGTCTTTGCCGGCAACTCCCTTGCTAATACCCCGGAAGAAGTCGCAGCTCACTTTGATTTAAATGCTTATATCTATAGTGAGTCACATATCTGGCTTGCAGGTTACATTATTAACCATGTTAAAGATCCTTCAGCGATCGCAAAAACTATCACCTATTGCCAAACAGATTTTTGTAAATCTTTAGAAGTTTTAGGAATCATTCCTGAAAATAAAGCGCTAACCGATGACCTAGAAGCTATTCGCTTTATTACCCAACATTTAGATATTCAATCACTGCTAAAGCAACTCAAAGAACCTAGTGCAAATCGTATGCCACCATCGGCATTTCGCTACAAACTTATTAAGAGCGCACAAGCTGCAGATCGTCGAATTGTTCTTCCTGAAGGGGAAGAGCCACGTACTTTGCGTGCAGCAACCATCTGTGCTGAGCGAGGCATTGCAAGATGCGTTCTATTAGGGGATAAAGCAAAAATTAAAACCATTGCCAAAGATAATAATATTATTATTCCCGATCACGGCATTGAAATATTAGATCCCAAAGATATTGCCGAACAATATGTAGCAGGCTTTGTAGAAAGACGCGCGCATAGAGGCGCTACAGAAGAAACTGCCCGTGAAGCCTTAAAAGATAGCGTTGTAGTTGGCACCATGATGCTAGCCGTTGGCGATGTTGATGGCTTAGTTTCAGGAGCCGTCCATACAACAGCAGATACTATTCGCCCTGCCTTTCAGCTCATTGGTACTGATAAAAATTCCAAACTCGTATCAAGCATCTTCTTTATGTTAATGAAAGATCAGGTTCATGTTTATGGGGACTGCGCCGTTAATCCAACCCCAACACCTGAACAGTTAGCCGATATTGCAATCCAATCAGCAGAATCAGCCAAAATATTTGGGATTGAACCTCGTGTTGCAATGCTCTCTTACTCAACGGGGACATCAGGCGCTGGTGAAGAGGTGGAAAAAGTTGCCAAAGCAACAGAAATTGCCAAAGAGAAAGCACCAGAACTACTCATTGACGGCCCTCTTCAATTTGATGCCGCAAGCGTTCTAAGTGTTGGAAAACAAAAAGCGCCTAATAGCAAAGTTGCAGGTCGAGCAACAGTCTTTATCTTCCCTGATTTAAATACTGGTAATATTACCTACAAAGCCGTCCAACGTAGTGCTAATGTTGTCTGTATTGGCCCAATGCTACAGGGCCTTGCTAAACCAGTTAATGATCTATCACGCGGCGCACTTGTCGATGACATTGTCTATACCATTGCCATTACAGCCTTACAAGGCTCGTAA
- a CDS encoding acetate kinase, translating into MYALVINCGSSSLKFALISSKERQTIISGGAEQLDSPEASLTIKHDGKKTDALKDSSHLGAFKEIFAYLDQKGFAKNIIAVGHRVVHGGEYFQESVEITPEVIEIIKKCAPLAPIHNPANLIGILAAQEVLPALPHVAVFDTAFHQTMPEEAYLYGLPLEIYEKYNIRRYGFHGSSHRYITERTARILDIPLDKLNIISCHLGNGASVAAVKHGKSVDTSMGLTPLEGLMMGTRSGSLDPGLIPYLVECLDYDIYEIDKLLNFKSGLLGISGVSNDCRLLESKAKEGHVRSRLALDMFGYRVSKTIASYLPALQRLDAIVFTGGIGENSVYIRELIMSQLAFLGYTFSNPSNSFCTGGKEGVIATSSGFGKALVVCTDEEGMIVQDTLEILAKKEKSELRQRYAISLPPYY; encoded by the coding sequence ATGTATGCTTTAGTCATCAATTGCGGAAGTTCCTCTCTTAAATTTGCTTTAATTAGCTCAAAAGAACGCCAAACGATTATTAGTGGCGGCGCTGAGCAGCTCGATTCACCAGAGGCATCTCTTACTATCAAACATGATGGCAAAAAAACAGATGCACTTAAAGACAGTAGTCACCTTGGCGCTTTTAAAGAGATTTTTGCCTATCTTGATCAAAAAGGATTTGCCAAAAATATCATCGCAGTTGGCCATCGTGTTGTTCATGGCGGTGAATACTTCCAAGAATCTGTTGAAATCACGCCTGAAGTTATTGAGATTATCAAAAAATGTGCGCCACTTGCGCCGATCCATAACCCTGCAAACTTAATTGGTATCTTAGCAGCGCAAGAAGTTTTACCAGCACTCCCCCACGTTGCGGTCTTTGATACGGCCTTTCACCAAACAATGCCCGAAGAAGCATATCTTTATGGACTTCCGCTTGAGATTTATGAAAAATATAATATCCGCCGCTATGGCTTCCACGGTAGTAGTCATCGCTATATTACGGAAAGAACGGCGCGCATCTTAGATATTCCGCTTGATAAACTCAATATCATTAGCTGCCATCTTGGAAATGGCGCTTCAGTGGCTGCGGTTAAACATGGTAAATCTGTTGATACCAGTATGGGTTTAACACCGCTTGAAGGGCTAATGATGGGAACTCGCTCAGGCTCATTAGATCCTGGCTTAATTCCTTACCTCGTTGAATGTTTAGATTATGATATTTATGAAATTGATAAACTCTTAAACTTCAAAAGTGGATTACTCGGCATCTCCGGCGTCTCTAATGATTGCCGTCTTTTAGAATCAAAAGCGAAAGAGGGGCATGTTCGCTCTCGACTAGCGCTTGATATGTTTGGTTATCGCGTATCAAAAACCATCGCCTCTTACCTTCCTGCTCTTCAGCGTTTAGATGCTATCGTATTTACAGGCGGAATTGGTGAAAATTCCGTCTATATCCGTGAGCTTATTATGAGCCAGCTCGCTTTCTTAGGATATACCTTCAGCAACCCTTCAAATAGTTTTTGTACCGGTGGTAAAGAGGGCGTTATCGCAACAAGCAGCGGCTTTGGTAAAGCTTTAGTTGTTTGCACCGATGAGGAGGGCATGATTGTCCAAGATACCCTTGAAATCCTTGCTAAAAAAGAAAAAAGCGAATTAAGGCAGAGATATGCAATATCACTGCCACCTTATTACTAG
- a CDS encoding DMT family transporter, whose protein sequence is MADRQHLKFVALLLVATFFMGSSFPTGKFLISTELIPPFYLGGVRFIIAGIALLIYCAFREGFSQIIPHTETSISRGFLNLFLIGLLQTASAMGFLNLALGRIDSALASVLFFTNPLWVLIFAHFIKIDRFTLQRLLGLILGIAGVFLCLNVEKEGSFLGMFFALLGAISWALCTISTKTILAIKNPPFVLAGWQMLFGGIVLYLISSLLGESYSLSDISTLGWFNFLWLIFPASVGSFSLWFLALQKGGAAQTSAFLFLTPMFATILTILFLAETLSVRFILGCLLIFSAIYIINQRKKPSITLRGMK, encoded by the coding sequence ATGGCTGACCGACAACATCTTAAGTTTGTAGCGCTCCTACTTGTGGCGACTTTCTTTATGGGATCATCCTTTCCCACTGGCAAATTTTTAATCTCTACAGAACTCATCCCGCCCTTTTATCTCGGGGGTGTGCGCTTTATCATTGCCGGCATCGCACTTCTTATTTATTGCGCCTTTCGTGAGGGCTTCTCTCAAATAATTCCCCATACAGAGACTTCTATCTCCCGAGGATTTCTAAATCTCTTTTTGATTGGGCTTTTACAAACCGCCTCTGCCATGGGCTTTTTAAATCTAGCACTTGGGCGCATCGATTCAGCATTAGCCTCAGTCTTATTTTTTACCAATCCTCTTTGGGTATTAATTTTCGCCCATTTTATAAAGATCGATCGATTTACCCTTCAAAGACTTCTCGGATTAATACTCGGTATTGCCGGCGTATTTCTATGTCTTAATGTCGAAAAAGAAGGAAGCTTTCTGGGCATGTTCTTTGCGCTCTTAGGCGCTATTAGCTGGGCACTTTGCACCATTTCCACCAAAACAATTCTCGCTATTAAAAATCCCCCCTTTGTCCTTGCAGGTTGGCAAATGCTCTTTGGCGGCATTGTGCTGTATCTTATCTCTTCTCTTTTAGGAGAATCTTATTCGCTCTCTGATATCTCTACACTAGGCTGGTTTAATTTTTTATGGTTAATTTTTCCTGCATCAGTAGGTTCTTTTTCTCTCTGGTTTTTAGCACTTCAAAAAGGGGGCGCCGCGCAAACCTCCGCATTTCTCTTCCTCACGCCAATGTTTGCCACAATATTAACCATTTTATTTTTAGCCGAAACATTATCCGTCAGATTCATATTAGGTTGCTTACTAATTTTTTCCGCGATATATATTATTAATCAACGCAAAAAACCTTCAATCACTTTAAGGGGGATGAAATAA
- the def gene encoding peptide deformylase encodes MAILNVITVPHPTLRAKAEPVTEFDDALKTFVADMLETMYAEKGVGLAANQVNVLKRVFVTDCSEERDDPRVFINPEIIAESEETDAAEEGCLSLPTMYSGPIIRPEKITVRAQDANGDFFELEADQLLGRCIQHELDHLNGVLFIDYLSRMKQQRVLKKLEKVLKEREREEAEA; translated from the coding sequence ATGGCGATCTTAAATGTGATTACTGTTCCGCATCCAACTTTAAGAGCAAAAGCAGAGCCGGTGACGGAATTTGATGATGCGTTAAAAACATTTGTAGCGGATATGTTAGAGACGATGTATGCAGAAAAAGGTGTTGGGCTTGCGGCAAACCAAGTGAACGTTTTAAAACGTGTATTTGTCACAGATTGCTCAGAAGAGCGAGATGATCCTAGAGTCTTTATTAATCCGGAAATTATTGCAGAATCTGAAGAGACAGATGCTGCTGAAGAGGGATGCCTCTCGTTGCCAACAATGTATAGCGGTCCGATTATTCGTCCTGAGAAAATTACAGTTCGAGCGCAAGATGCTAATGGGGATTTTTTCGAATTAGAAGCCGATCAGTTATTAGGGCGTTGTATTCAGCATGAATTAGACCATTTAAATGGGGTGCTTTTCATCGATTACTTATCTCGAATGAAGCAACAACGTGTTTTGAAAAAGCTGGAAAAAGTCTTAAAAGAGCGTGAGCGTGAAGAGGCAGAAGCTTAA
- the fmt gene encoding methionyl-tRNA formyltransferase, producing MSLRIIFAGTPEFSVPTLEALIGSEHEVVAVYTQPDRPRGRGKKMQFTPIKEVALKHDIPVYQPLSLRNSEAQEELALLNADLMIVVAYGLILPEAVLKAPKLGCLNIHASLLPRWRGAAPIHRAIEAGDDKTGVAIMQMDKGLDTGDVWSEASVAITPETTMIELHDTLKVLGAKLLLETIPTVVAGEKSPQKQLEEGITYAEKISKEEAKVNWEEDHETIMRKIHAFNPFPGAFTSIDGELLKLFRVAKTANKSQATAGTLRVEADKIYVVTGDGFELEILELQVAGKRKMESALFIKGHEINQKVCQ from the coding sequence ATGAGTTTACGAATTATTTTTGCAGGAACCCCAGAATTTTCAGTGCCGACATTAGAGGCGTTGATTGGGAGTGAGCATGAAGTTGTTGCGGTGTATACGCAGCCGGATCGTCCTCGAGGCAGAGGTAAGAAGATGCAGTTTACGCCTATTAAAGAAGTTGCTCTAAAACATGATATTCCTGTATACCAACCTCTTTCTCTTCGTAATAGTGAAGCACAAGAGGAGTTAGCTTTGCTTAATGCTGATTTAATGATTGTGGTCGCTTATGGCTTAATTTTGCCAGAGGCAGTATTGAAAGCTCCAAAACTTGGTTGCTTAAATATTCATGCTTCCTTACTACCAAGATGGAGAGGCGCTGCGCCTATTCACCGCGCGATTGAAGCTGGGGATGATAAAACTGGCGTTGCAATCATGCAGATGGATAAAGGATTAGATACCGGCGATGTTTGGAGTGAGGCTTCTGTCGCTATTACCCCAGAAACAACAATGATCGAGCTTCATGATACGTTAAAAGTATTGGGCGCTAAGTTACTTTTAGAGACGATTCCAACAGTTGTTGCAGGTGAAAAAAGCCCCCAAAAACAGCTAGAGGAAGGGATCACTTATGCTGAGAAAATCTCTAAAGAGGAAGCAAAGGTGAATTGGGAAGAAGACCATGAAACAATTATGCGAAAAATCCATGCCTTTAATCCATTTCCTGGGGCTTTTACGAGCATTGATGGGGAGTTGTTAAAGCTCTTTAGAGTTGCAAAGACCGCCAATAAGTCACAAGCTACGGCCGGCACTTTGCGTGTTGAAGCGGATAAAATTTATGTTGTGACAGGCGATGGCTTTGAGCTTGAGATTTTAGAGCTGCAAGTAGCGGGTAAAAGAAAAATGGAGAGTGCGCTCTTTATTAAAGGTCACGAAATTAATCAAAAGGTATGTCAATAG
- the rsmB gene encoding 16S rRNA (cytosine(967)-C(5))-methyltransferase RsmB, translated as MAIKEALYPKLMNNLRFVAVEILNAVLHGESLTDALPRLSGNLSDSDKRFVQHLLFGTLRQYDALDDRVSQMLSKPIKAAEIEVKLAQILAAYELTEMATAEYAILNNWVNLIKEMGKLWAAGLTNAILRNIQRGKLPPAKFLAGKSNMPAWFAKRVETQWGEKALEEIGTFYQLHPEMILRVNLQKNSREAYLEKLKAASIPAMAHHFVETAIVLEEPVSVDVLPGFSNGDVSVQDASAQLAAQLLDLQEGMIVLDACSAPGGKTTAILERAPKLQKLVALDSSKERLTRVVENVERVCGQVPDFVSIEAIPCEVYETDQMFDRILLDVPCSATGIMHRHPDIKRLRLASDINNLKGIQAEILAHAWKQLKVGGKLLYATCSILKDENEQQIRHFLKSEKSASEIKFELPFAEARDVGVQILPRYFESEKSVDGFYYALLEKVAFES; from the coding sequence ATGGCAATTAAAGAAGCGCTATATCCAAAATTAATGAATAATCTAAGGTTTGTCGCAGTGGAGATTCTTAACGCTGTTTTGCATGGAGAATCCTTAACAGATGCGTTGCCTCGTTTATCGGGAAATTTAAGTGATAGTGACAAACGGTTTGTGCAACATCTCTTATTTGGCACATTAAGACAATATGATGCATTAGATGATCGGGTTTCGCAGATGCTCTCAAAGCCAATTAAAGCTGCTGAGATTGAAGTGAAATTAGCACAGATTTTAGCAGCCTATGAGTTAACAGAGATGGCAACTGCGGAATATGCCATTTTAAATAACTGGGTTAATCTTATTAAAGAGATGGGTAAGCTTTGGGCTGCGGGATTAACAAATGCGATTTTAAGAAATATTCAAAGAGGGAAATTACCCCCTGCAAAATTCCTGGCCGGTAAGAGTAATATGCCAGCATGGTTTGCAAAACGGGTTGAAACGCAGTGGGGTGAGAAAGCGTTAGAAGAGATCGGAACCTTTTATCAGCTTCATCCTGAGATGATTTTGCGCGTTAATTTACAAAAAAATAGTCGAGAAGCGTATTTAGAGAAATTAAAAGCGGCAAGTATTCCGGCGATGGCACACCATTTTGTAGAAACAGCGATTGTATTAGAAGAACCTGTCAGTGTGGATGTTTTACCGGGGTTTTCAAATGGGGATGTGAGTGTTCAAGATGCCTCCGCTCAGTTAGCTGCGCAGCTTTTGGATCTACAAGAAGGGATGATCGTTTTAGATGCCTGCTCCGCACCAGGTGGAAAAACAACGGCGATTTTAGAAAGAGCGCCAAAACTGCAAAAGTTAGTGGCTTTAGATAGCTCAAAAGAGCGTCTTACTAGAGTTGTGGAGAATGTTGAGCGTGTTTGTGGGCAAGTCCCTGATTTTGTCTCAATTGAAGCCATTCCTTGCGAAGTTTATGAAACTGATCAGATGTTTGATCGCATTTTATTAGATGTGCCGTGTTCAGCTACCGGCATTATGCATCGCCATCCGGATATTAAGCGTTTGCGTTTAGCGTCGGATATTAATAACTTAAAAGGGATTCAGGCTGAAATTTTAGCACACGCATGGAAGCAGTTAAAAGTGGGCGGTAAGTTGTTGTATGCGACTTGTTCAATCTTAAAAGATGAAAATGAGCAGCAGATTCGCCATTTCTTAAAATCTGAAAAAAGTGCAAGTGAGATCAAATTTGAGCTCCCCTTTGCAGAAGCTAGAGATGTTGGTGTGCAAATTCTTCCTCGATATTTTGAATCTGAAAAGAGTGTTGATGGCTTTTATTACGCGTTACTAGAGAAGGTTGCATTTGAATCATAG
- a CDS encoding DUF4390 domain-containing protein, with protein MRLDRFVKRDRRWGSGLLTASQNLLSFFYSDFIKRSHLLLLIMISGLLLPLQWSEAAPKQSSLEVQSVRSDFYQAGSAMARIRDTDQLLNGTLTKVDMLLSIKSDIVMSEEQTQMLLNGIPLTFVYDIRIQEKGFWSFWNGNNYAKEIRYLLFYHGLSKQFVVRDIETKKQHSYPTLSLALFSISTPSNIEFKLMDEDGFKIGDYQGEAKLWLDIEALPTPLRIPAYLSKNWWLNSSWYKWELKI; from the coding sequence ATGAGATTAGATCGGTTTGTAAAAAGAGATAGACGATGGGGAAGTGGTTTATTAACCGCTTCTCAAAACTTGCTATCTTTTTTTTATAGCGATTTTATCAAAAGATCTCATCTTTTATTACTGATAATGATAAGTGGATTATTGCTACCACTACAATGGAGTGAAGCTGCGCCAAAGCAATCTTCCTTAGAAGTTCAAAGTGTTAGAAGTGATTTTTATCAAGCCGGTTCAGCGATGGCACGTATTCGAGATACTGACCAACTATTAAATGGTACTTTGACTAAAGTGGATATGTTGCTATCGATTAAAAGCGATATTGTGATGAGTGAAGAGCAGACGCAGATGCTGTTAAATGGAATCCCCTTAACATTTGTGTATGATATTCGTATTCAAGAGAAAGGTTTTTGGAGTTTTTGGAATGGCAATAATTATGCCAAAGAGATTCGCTATCTACTCTTTTATCATGGGCTCTCTAAGCAATTTGTTGTGCGAGATATTGAGACAAAGAAACAGCATAGTTATCCTACTTTGAGTTTAGCGTTATTTTCAATTTCAACGCCTAGTAATATTGAGTTTAAGTTAATGGATGAGGATGGATTTAAGATCGGTGATTATCAGGGAGAAGCAAAGCTTTGGCTAGATATTGAAGCGCTTCCTACGCCCCTTCGGATTCCGGCATATCTATCGAAAAATTGGTGGTTAAATTCCAGCTGGTATAAATGGGAGCTGAAAATATGA
- a CDS encoding sensor histidine kinase produces the protein MMSLLRKHAFTLFILLSVLLTIILGVMVRSIESAALYTRYYTWIIVAGAICYLSLISLVTYFLIQLFQGVRKKRLGARLNARMMMFFSGLSVVPIVILFLFAGLMIQRGIDSWFDESLDQGFDDALTLAQSALETRRLDALEITQSIGDRVAQLNSLDLAYELENLRFDANAMDLTVFDHRGRILATSSSNTTVNLPELPNDIVLMSVFNDMDYVWLEPVGDDELQVRVIIRVDSDVPRVVQAIYEIPPRYTELGLSTQRSVESYKQYKTLQESLKGQLIAILTLVSLLAILLALGGSYFATRRLVNPIRRLSIASKSVSEGNFDREITVKSNDEIGFLTESFNEMIMKLRQSNEAEKASQRLLVAQRSYLEAVLANLSSGVLVFDNHGRIRTFNEAALSILGTDRALLQRLKLGEPETIDETLGFFFSPLADYLLKKSLGEETDRLEVMRVEKGITQILSVRTSEPLENRSLPSGYAIVFDDITQLINSEREAAWGEVARRLAHEIKNPLTPIQLSAERMAFKLKEKLEIEDQFLLEKSTQTIITQVNAMKKMVNAFSQYARAPKINLKKIDITILAEEVTFLYSDYVRGVEVILLRPKKSIYVNGDEIRLRQLFHNLIKNAIEACQEDKENLDGKVVVDLQLQDEATLILRVNDNGSGIDESLINRMFEPYVSTKSKGTGLGLSVVKKIVEEHNGRIAIYSGKDRVGTQVEVILPIYQEIEEGKDDVE, from the coding sequence ATGATGAGTCTATTGCGTAAACATGCTTTTACGCTTTTTATTCTGCTCTCGGTACTATTAACGATTATCCTTGGAGTGATGGTCCGCTCTATTGAGTCAGCGGCGCTTTATACTCGTTATTACACCTGGATTATTGTGGCAGGTGCAATTTGCTATCTCTCTTTAATTTCCCTTGTGACTTACTTTTTAATCCAGCTCTTTCAGGGGGTTCGTAAAAAGCGATTAGGCGCTCGTTTAAATGCGAGAATGATGATGTTCTTCTCAGGACTCTCTGTTGTGCCGATTGTAATTTTATTCCTCTTTGCAGGATTGATGATTCAAAGAGGGATTGATAGCTGGTTTGATGAGTCTTTAGATCAAGGGTTTGATGATGCATTAACGCTAGCACAATCAGCGCTTGAAACTCGCCGCTTAGATGCTTTAGAAATCACCCAATCTATAGGGGATCGAGTTGCGCAATTAAACTCATTAGATTTAGCTTATGAGCTTGAGAATTTACGCTTTGATGCGAACGCAATGGATCTTACGGTCTTTGATCATCGAGGACGAATCTTAGCAACAAGTTCTAGTAATACCACTGTTAATCTTCCAGAATTACCTAATGACATTGTTTTAATGAGTGTCTTTAATGATATGGATTATGTCTGGCTTGAACCTGTGGGAGATGATGAGTTACAGGTACGAGTCATCATTCGCGTTGATTCCGATGTCCCAAGAGTGGTACAAGCCATTTATGAAATTCCCCCACGCTATACAGAGTTAGGGCTCTCAACGCAGCGTTCTGTAGAGAGCTATAAACAATATAAAACCTTACAAGAATCTTTAAAGGGGCAATTAATTGCAATTTTGACATTAGTATCATTATTAGCAATTTTGCTCGCATTAGGGGGATCTTACTTTGCAACGCGGCGTTTAGTGAATCCTATTCGCCGGCTTTCAATTGCTTCTAAATCAGTTTCTGAAGGGAATTTTGATCGAGAAATTACCGTAAAATCTAATGATGAGATCGGTTTTTTAACAGAATCCTTTAATGAGATGATTATGAAGCTTCGTCAATCAAATGAAGCGGAAAAGGCCTCCCAAAGACTTTTAGTGGCGCAGCGCTCTTATCTTGAAGCGGTATTAGCAAATCTCTCATCTGGTGTTTTAGTATTTGATAATCACGGCAGAATTAGAACCTTTAATGAAGCGGCGCTCTCGATCTTAGGCACTGATCGTGCGCTTTTACAGCGCTTAAAATTAGGAGAGCCTGAAACGATCGATGAAACATTAGGATTTTTCTTTTCCCCACTTGCAGATTATCTTTTGAAAAAATCCTTAGGAGAAGAGACCGATCGTTTAGAAGTGATGCGCGTTGAAAAAGGTATTACCCAGATTTTATCGGTGCGTACATCTGAGCCTCTTGAGAATCGCAGTTTGCCAAGTGGTTATGCGATCGTCTTTGATGATATTACGCAATTGATTAACTCAGAGCGGGAAGCTGCTTGGGGGGAAGTTGCAAGGCGTCTTGCCCATGAGATTAAAAACCCCTTAACGCCGATTCAGTTATCCGCTGAGCGCATGGCCTTTAAGCTAAAAGAAAAGCTCGAGATAGAAGATCAATTTTTATTAGAAAAATCAACGCAGACGATTATCACCCAAGTAAATGCGATGAAGAAGATGGTGAATGCTTTCAGCCAATATGCAAGAGCGCCAAAGATTAACCTTAAGAAAATTGATATTACAATTTTAGCAGAAGAGGTTACCTTCCTTTATAGCGATTATGTTCGCGGTGTTGAGGTGATATTATTAAGGCCTAAAAAATCTATCTATGTGAATGGGGATGAGATTCGGCTACGTCAGCTTTTTCATAATCTCATTAAAAATGCGATTGAAGCATGCCAAGAAGATAAAGAGAATTTAGATGGAAAAGTGGTAGTAGATCTGCAATTGCAAGATGAAGCGACCTTAATTTTAAGAGTAAATGATAATGGAAGCGGTATTGATGAATCCCTTATCAATCGAATGTTTGAGCCTTATGTTTCTACTAAATCAAAAGGAACGGGCTTAGGTTTATCTGTAGTGAAAAAAATTGTTGAAGAACATAATGGTAGAATTGCGATCTATTCTGGCAAAGATAGAGTTGGAACGCAGGTTGAAGTGATACTACCTATTTATCAGGAAATAGAAGAAGGAAAAGATGATGTCGAATAA